Proteins from one Salaquimonas pukyongi genomic window:
- the cobT gene encoding nicotinate-nucleotide--dimethylbenzimidazole phosphoribosyltransferase, whose protein sequence is MLADFSISRLDETRRERIQSAIDNKTKPPGSLGRIEELALAIALCQQTETPSADPARLLIFAGDHGLTAEGVSAWPSKVTTQMVLNFLSGGAAANVFAKTNNVAITVADAGIIGDLPDHPDLVRAKIRKGTANALQEDALSLQEVDQALAFGARIAADAVQNGTKTVLLGEMGIGNTSSASLLAHAIAGIDLETLTGPGAGLDGDGVNRKLEILHKTAARRPGELEPRDALSAYGGLEIACMAGALIGAASAGGMVLVDGFIATAAALCALKARPEAAGYTVFSHRSKEPGHHAVLQALDATPLLDLDLRLGEGTGALLAFPLLRNACAMLNDMATFESAGVSGKE, encoded by the coding sequence ATGCTGGCAGACTTTTCCATCTCCCGACTGGACGAAACCCGGCGCGAGCGCATCCAGAGCGCCATCGACAACAAGACAAAACCGCCCGGTTCTCTGGGCCGCATTGAGGAACTGGCGCTTGCCATCGCGCTTTGCCAGCAAACCGAAACCCCATCTGCTGATCCCGCCCGCCTGCTCATATTTGCCGGCGATCACGGCCTGACGGCAGAAGGCGTATCCGCCTGGCCGAGCAAAGTTACCACCCAGATGGTCTTGAACTTTCTGTCCGGTGGCGCCGCAGCGAATGTCTTCGCCAAAACCAACAATGTAGCGATCACCGTGGCAGATGCCGGCATCATCGGCGACTTGCCGGACCATCCCGATCTCGTGCGGGCCAAAATTCGGAAGGGAACCGCCAACGCCCTTCAAGAAGATGCCCTGAGCCTTCAGGAGGTTGACCAGGCATTGGCGTTCGGTGCCCGGATCGCCGCCGATGCCGTTCAGAATGGGACAAAGACCGTGTTGCTTGGGGAAATGGGCATCGGCAATACTTCCAGCGCCAGCCTGCTTGCCCATGCCATTGCCGGGATCGACCTTGAAACGCTGACCGGACCCGGTGCAGGGCTCGATGGGGACGGAGTAAACCGCAAGCTGGAAATTCTTCACAAAACCGCTGCCCGCAGGCCCGGAGAACTTGAACCGCGCGATGCGCTGTCAGCCTATGGCGGGCTTGAAATCGCCTGCATGGCTGGCGCGCTTATCGGCGCTGCCAGCGCCGGCGGCATGGTATTGGTCGATGGCTTTATCGCCACAGCGGCGGCACTTTGCGCCCTGAAAGCCCGGCCGGAAGCTGCCGGATACACGGTATTTTCGCACCGCTCAAAGGAGCCTGGCCACCACGCTGTTCTTCAGGCCCTTGATGCAACACCGCTGCTCGACCTTGATCTTCGGCTTGGCGAGGGCACCGGCGCACTACTTGCCTTCCCCCTGCTTCGCAATGCCTGTGCAATGTTGAACGACATGGCAACCTTTGAAAGCGCCGGCGTTTCTGGCAAGGAATAA
- the cobD gene encoding threonine-phosphate decarboxylase CobD has translation MGERIAHGGGLDAAMMRYGGERAGWLDLSTGINPNAYPLPPIKIESWQRLPDRGAEDALKAAARACYCVPEEAAVVVANGTQALIELLPRVLDADQIAVVTPTYGEHAHVWRKSGLAVSEIRHGEPVPEAARVLVVVNPNNPDCRVTPQDQLLVLAESMRARAGWLVIDEAFCDTSPQASLIPLLPENVIVLRSFGKFFGLAGLRLGFAVCSPALAEALEELQGPWSVSGPALSVGARALQDTSWVAKTRRRLQNDSQAMAGLLKAQGFAICGVHPLFVFAGHERATEIADGLAQRHILVRDFETLPGRLRFGLCGDEAAFSRLEIALSQVMADGGAMKRTSGHEAHG, from the coding sequence ATGGGGGAACGGATTGCCCATGGCGGCGGGCTTGATGCGGCAATGATGCGATATGGCGGGGAGCGTGCCGGCTGGCTCGACCTTTCCACCGGCATAAATCCAAACGCCTATCCGCTGCCGCCGATCAAGATTGAGAGCTGGCAGCGGCTGCCGGACCGTGGCGCCGAAGATGCCCTGAAGGCGGCAGCGAGGGCTTGCTACTGCGTGCCGGAAGAGGCTGCGGTAGTGGTGGCAAACGGTACGCAGGCATTGATCGAATTGCTGCCGCGGGTACTCGATGCCGATCAGATCGCCGTTGTCACGCCGACCTATGGCGAGCACGCCCATGTGTGGCGAAAATCGGGGTTGGCTGTGAGCGAAATCCGCCACGGCGAACCGGTGCCGGAAGCAGCCAGGGTTCTGGTCGTGGTCAATCCGAACAATCCTGATTGCCGGGTGACGCCGCAAGATCAGTTGCTGGTGCTGGCGGAAAGCATGCGTGCGCGGGCTGGCTGGCTGGTTATAGATGAAGCCTTTTGCGATACCAGTCCGCAAGCAAGTCTGATTCCATTGCTGCCGGAAAATGTGATTGTGCTGCGCTCCTTCGGCAAGTTCTTCGGTCTTGCGGGATTGCGGCTGGGATTTGCCGTCTGTTCGCCGGCTCTGGCTGAAGCGCTGGAGGAATTGCAGGGTCCGTGGAGTGTATCGGGTCCGGCGCTTTCCGTTGGAGCCCGAGCATTGCAGGATACCAGCTGGGTTGCGAAAACGCGCCGCCGGTTGCAGAACGATTCCCAAGCCATGGCAGGTTTGCTCAAAGCCCAGGGTTTTGCGATTTGCGGGGTGCATCCGCTTTTCGTTTTTGCCGGTCATGAGCGGGCGACAGAAATCGCAGACGGCCTGGCGCAGCGGCACATTCTTGTGCGCGATTTCGAAACCTTGCCGGGCCGGTTGCGGTTTGGGCTATGCGGCGATGAAGCGGCCTTTTCGCGGCTTGAGATTGCGCTTTCGCAAGTGATGGCAGACGGCGGCGCCATGAAACGCACGTCAGGACATGAGGCCCATGGCTGA
- a CDS encoding TadE/TadG family type IV pilus assembly protein gives MKGIVRKFLKDDGGNFAIILGLALTPVIMCAGVSVDYVGFKRVENRMTLSAESALLAASKEVKKMQEEDYADNGRYDYSNEQYVAKLDEVFKPFFEANYEAGGYDLDRENYTLEYIEVDNVTKLAVAMDYDTAVMKAFGYDRLTARKEMVVNLKVQPKNYIIDIVMCIDATGSMQNTLDAVQASAKTFNTDLRTELGVGEFSQKLKIRVRPIFYRDWEEGRDYQNAYAGYEQDLQDWENEWGDWEPGDGSGLSESEKNQFRNEFNYSSWYYNKNGRWRKSNRNWKPKTHKRVRHEGTKYYFRDMAELEAWMNTLEGSGSSEPPPRPEPPVNHGLNMYGDFIDLDPSEEEAARAGEDRLSMRSDRNDLLEGFLGSTHAFGGHDWPEAAGACLNEAVRSDWFDNQSAEAREYFKIPDHHMIIQQGEPIPAQTYTLVTPVPVVVFWSDATINSLSLSRQYLSSTTPTSWASFKNLWQDPSKMEQSHKLLVRFGPESASGFNTIMGWDRTYYGGSLTVGNQQAVKVIAEKILDSIPDMLRVGS, from the coding sequence ATGAAAGGCATCGTAAGAAAATTTCTGAAAGATGACGGAGGCAACTTCGCCATCATTCTCGGTCTTGCCCTGACACCGGTCATCATGTGTGCCGGTGTGTCGGTTGACTATGTCGGTTTCAAGCGCGTTGAAAACCGCATGACGCTGTCTGCTGAATCCGCCCTTCTTGCCGCCTCCAAAGAGGTCAAGAAGATGCAGGAAGAGGACTACGCCGATAACGGGCGCTACGACTACTCCAACGAGCAGTATGTTGCGAAACTGGATGAGGTGTTCAAACCGTTCTTCGAGGCCAACTACGAGGCCGGCGGCTACGATCTCGACAGGGAAAACTACACCCTAGAATACATTGAGGTCGACAACGTCACCAAGCTGGCAGTTGCCATGGACTACGACACCGCCGTGATGAAAGCCTTTGGCTACGACCGGCTGACCGCGCGGAAGGAAATGGTCGTCAATCTCAAGGTCCAGCCGAAAAACTACATCATCGACATCGTCATGTGCATTGATGCAACCGGCTCGATGCAGAACACCCTGGACGCGGTTCAGGCTTCGGCAAAAACGTTCAATACCGACCTGCGCACCGAGCTTGGTGTCGGGGAGTTCTCCCAGAAACTGAAAATCAGGGTTCGTCCGATCTTCTATCGCGATTGGGAAGAAGGCCGTGATTATCAAAATGCCTATGCCGGCTATGAGCAGGATCTGCAGGACTGGGAAAACGAATGGGGCGACTGGGAGCCCGGCGACGGTTCCGGCCTGTCGGAATCTGAAAAGAACCAGTTCCGCAACGAGTTCAACTACAGCAGCTGGTACTACAACAAGAACGGCAGGTGGAGAAAATCCAACCGCAATTGGAAACCCAAGACCCACAAGAGGGTCAGGCATGAAGGCACGAAATATTACTTCCGCGACATGGCGGAACTGGAAGCCTGGATGAACACGCTGGAAGGTTCGGGAAGCAGCGAACCGCCGCCGCGTCCGGAACCGCCGGTCAATCACGGCCTGAACATGTATGGCGACTTCATCGATCTCGACCCGAGTGAAGAGGAAGCTGCAAGGGCTGGAGAAGACCGCCTCTCCATGCGCAGCGACCGTAACGACCTGCTCGAAGGGTTCCTGGGCAGCACCCACGCCTTTGGCGGCCATGACTGGCCGGAAGCTGCCGGTGCCTGCCTCAACGAAGCCGTCCGCTCGGACTGGTTCGACAACCAGTCCGCAGAGGCTCGGGAGTATTTCAAGATTCCGGACCATCACATGATCATCCAGCAGGGTGAGCCGATACCCGCACAGACCTACACACTGGTGACCCCGGTTCCGGTTGTGGTCTTCTGGTCGGATGCGACAATCAACAGCCTGTCGCTGAGCAGACAGTACCTTTCTTCAACGACGCCAACCAGCTGGGCTTCTTTCAAGAACCTCTGGCAAGACCCCTCGAAAATGGAGCAGTCGCACAAACTGCTGGTTCGCTTCGGTCCTGAAAGTGCCTCCGGGTTCAATACCATCATGGGTTGGGACCGCACCTATTACGGTGGCAGCCTGACGGTCGGAAACCAGCAGGCGGTCAAGGTGATCGCAGAGAAAATTCTGGACTCCATTCCGGACATGCTCAGGGTCGGTTCCTGA
- the cobS gene encoding adenosylcobinamide-GDP ribazoletransferase, which yields MNDTLQDLLAALRFFTRLPLPEDSGEGKPLATAATGFPFAGFVVGALAALVWAISATILPALPAAGLAIAAGLLVTGALHEDGLSDCADGLGGGTTRQRALEIMRDSRIGAFGAAALIMTIGLRWASLAELTMIGGVLALLTAHTVSRAAILPALVYSSYARKEGLASTVAGGIHSSQLFITIVISLLLALLFGGLVGLAAASVAFALAFAFLKYLEARLGGYTGDGLGAMQQIAEISVMLFFCAAWT from the coding sequence ATGAACGATACTTTGCAGGACTTGCTTGCCGCCTTGCGCTTTTTCACCCGCCTTCCCCTGCCAGAAGATAGCGGCGAGGGAAAGCCTTTGGCTACCGCAGCAACCGGCTTTCCATTTGCCGGCTTCGTTGTCGGCGCGCTGGCAGCCCTTGTGTGGGCTATTTCCGCCACCATACTGCCAGCCCTTCCCGCTGCCGGTCTTGCCATCGCTGCAGGCTTACTGGTGACCGGTGCTCTTCATGAAGACGGGTTGAGCGATTGTGCCGATGGACTTGGCGGCGGCACTACCCGCCAGCGCGCGCTGGAGATCATGCGCGACAGCCGTATCGGAGCCTTCGGCGCTGCAGCCCTGATCATGACCATCGGCCTGCGCTGGGCTTCCCTGGCTGAACTTACCATGATCGGCGGCGTCCTAGCGCTGCTGACTGCCCATACGGTCTCCCGGGCCGCCATTCTCCCGGCGCTGGTCTATTCATCCTATGCCCGCAAAGAGGGGCTTGCCAGCACGGTCGCCGGCGGCATTCACTCATCACAACTATTCATCACCATTGTCATATCGTTGCTGCTGGCATTGCTGTTTGGCGGCCTTGTCGGCCTTGCGGCAGCCAGTGTTGCGTTTGCGCTGGCATTTGCGTTTCTCAAGTATCTTGAGGCACGTCTTGGCGGCTATACCGGCGACGGGCTGGGCGCCATGCAGCAGATCGCCGAAATCTCCGTCATGCTCTTTTTCTGTGCTGCGTGGACGTGA
- the cobA gene encoding uroporphyrinogen-III C-methyltransferase, with product MAQELKAQDVFLPGTVWLAGAGPGDPGLLTVLAARAIGEADVIVYDALVNEEILAGARPDTELRYAGKRGGKPSANQRDISLLLVELARAGKKVLRLKGGDPFVFGRGGEEALTLVEHGIPFRIVPGISAGIGGLAYAGIPVTHRDINHNVTFLTGHDSGGTVPDAVDWASVAAGSPVIVMYMAMKHWQNICARLMEHGLGSATPVAFVCDATLESQKVLETTLGQSVSDLAESGLAPPAIVVVGEAVKLRKALDWRGALEGRKLDPDPLGRTAGSRASGSG from the coding sequence GTGGCACAAGAACTGAAAGCACAGGACGTATTTCTGCCGGGCACGGTGTGGCTCGCCGGTGCGGGGCCTGGTGATCCGGGCCTTCTGACGGTATTGGCTGCCCGTGCCATCGGCGAGGCGGATGTTATTGTCTATGATGCGCTGGTCAATGAGGAAATTCTGGCCGGTGCCCGGCCTGATACCGAGCTGCGTTATGCGGGAAAACGCGGCGGCAAGCCTTCTGCCAACCAGCGCGACATTTCCCTTTTGCTGGTGGAACTGGCGCGGGCGGGCAAGAAGGTCCTGCGATTGAAAGGCGGCGATCCGTTTGTTTTCGGGCGTGGAGGTGAAGAAGCGCTGACCTTGGTCGAGCACGGTATACCCTTTCGCATCGTGCCGGGCATTTCGGCCGGGATCGGCGGGCTTGCCTATGCCGGCATTCCGGTTACCCATCGCGACATCAACCACAATGTGACCTTTCTGACGGGCCACGATTCTGGCGGTACCGTTCCCGATGCGGTGGACTGGGCAAGCGTTGCGGCGGGGTCGCCCGTCATCGTCATGTACATGGCAATGAAGCACTGGCAGAACATTTGCGCCCGGCTGATGGAGCACGGTCTTGGATCTGCAACACCGGTTGCCTTTGTCTGCGATGCGACACTGGAAAGCCAGAAGGTTCTGGAGACGACGCTGGGCCAGTCGGTATCGGATTTGGCTGAATCCGGCCTTGCGCCGCCCGCCATCGTTGTCGTTGGCGAAGCGGTAAAACTGCGCAAGGCGCTGGACTGGCGCGGAGCGCTTGAAGGGCGCAAACTCGATCCCGACCCTCTTGGAAGGACTGCGGGTTCCCGGGCCTCCGGGTCCGGTTGA
- a CDS encoding DMT family transporter, translating into MNRVEMALRHAVLKPARAGPGMLERVAPFIFVFLWSTGFIGAKYGLPYAEPFTFLAVRMAITFVLLIVMALLLKRQWPGLPAAGHSMVTGILIHGGYLGAVFWVIDNSMPAGIAALIVAMQPLLTVLIARLLLGEKATRRQIIAFFFALGGVFMVILPRLEGVAEATGITPLNSAVTLFSVLAIALGTVYQKRFAADVGVVSGTTAQYFGACLFLSVLSFFFETGHIEWTLQFILAMVWLVVVLSLGAVMLLMVLIRRNSSASTASLFYLVPVFTAVFAWLLFGETLTPVQIAGMAVVVAAVARA; encoded by the coding sequence ATGAACAGGGTCGAAATGGCGTTGCGCCATGCAGTGTTGAAACCGGCAAGGGCGGGGCCCGGCATGCTTGAGCGCGTTGCGCCATTCATATTTGTCTTCTTGTGGTCAACGGGGTTCATCGGGGCGAAATACGGCCTGCCCTATGCAGAGCCGTTCACCTTTCTTGCCGTGCGCATGGCGATCACCTTTGTTCTGCTGATCGTTATGGCCCTTTTGCTCAAACGCCAATGGCCGGGGCTTCCGGCTGCCGGTCATTCCATGGTGACGGGCATTCTCATCCATGGCGGGTATCTGGGCGCGGTCTTCTGGGTGATCGACAATAGCATGCCGGCGGGCATTGCAGCATTGATTGTCGCCATGCAGCCGCTGCTTACGGTGTTGATTGCCCGGCTGCTGCTCGGCGAGAAGGCAACAAGGCGCCAGATCATCGCCTTCTTCTTCGCGCTTGGCGGGGTCTTCATGGTTATCCTGCCGCGGCTTGAAGGGGTAGCCGAGGCTACCGGCATTACACCGCTCAATTCTGCTGTCACGCTGTTTTCGGTGCTGGCGATCGCTCTTGGTACCGTGTACCAGAAGCGCTTCGCAGCGGATGTGGGAGTGGTCAGTGGAACCACTGCACAGTATTTCGGTGCGTGTTTGTTCTTGTCGGTTCTGTCATTTTTCTTCGAAACCGGACACATCGAGTGGACGCTGCAATTTATCCTGGCCATGGTCTGGCTGGTGGTGGTTCTTTCGCTGGGCGCAGTCATGCTTTTGATGGTGCTTATCCGCCGCAACAGTTCCGCCAGTACCGCTTCGCTGTTTTATCTGGTGCCGGTGTTCACAGCGGTTTTCGCCTGGTTACTGTTCGGCGAAACACTGACGCCGGTGCAGATTGCCGGTATGGCGGTTGTTGTCGCTGCGGTGGCTCGGGCCTGA
- the cbiB gene encoding adenosylcobinamide-phosphate synthase CbiB: protein MADEALLILLLALAADWKFGEPQWLWSRIPHPVVGFGKAIAWLDRRFNLESDEDGARYRKGAICIAMMILAGVVCGVLLHGVFSPLGILGMVLEGFIVFSLIAQRSLIDHVSAVADGLTEQDLEGGRTAVGKIVGRDPKTLDRPGVCRAAIESLAENYSDGVVAPALWYAVFGLPGVIAYKIINTADSMIGYRNTRYEHFGKVAAQIDDLANWLPARLSAGIVALAALAYRGVISARKSMSTAIADAGLHRSPNAGWPEAAVAGACNFALGGPRIYASGPVTQAYINASGKRDLDASDIRAATGLIKTACLVFAGLILLSWVIA from the coding sequence ATGGCTGACGAAGCGCTGCTGATCTTGCTGTTGGCACTTGCCGCCGACTGGAAGTTTGGCGAACCGCAATGGCTATGGTCGCGGATACCCCATCCCGTGGTGGGGTTCGGCAAGGCAATCGCATGGCTCGATCGCCGCTTTAATCTGGAAAGCGATGAGGATGGCGCCCGCTACCGAAAGGGTGCAATCTGCATCGCCATGATGATCCTGGCGGGCGTTGTCTGCGGTGTTTTACTGCATGGTGTGTTTAGTCCCCTTGGCATTCTGGGCATGGTACTGGAGGGGTTCATCGTCTTTTCGCTGATCGCCCAGCGTAGCCTGATCGACCATGTTTCGGCTGTGGCGGATGGGCTGACGGAGCAGGATCTTGAGGGCGGCAGGACGGCAGTGGGCAAAATCGTCGGCCGTGACCCGAAAACGCTGGACCGGCCCGGAGTTTGCCGGGCAGCCATCGAATCCCTGGCGGAGAATTACTCCGATGGGGTTGTGGCGCCTGCTTTGTGGTATGCGGTGTTCGGCCTTCCGGGTGTGATCGCCTACAAGATCATCAACACGGCTGATTCGATGATCGGTTACCGCAATACCCGCTACGAGCATTTCGGCAAGGTGGCAGCCCAGATCGACGATCTGGCGAACTGGCTTCCGGCCCGGCTTTCAGCGGGTATTGTTGCGCTCGCGGCCTTGGCGTACCGGGGAGTGATTTCCGCCCGTAAATCCATGTCCACAGCGATCGCCGATGCGGGTCTGCACCGTTCTCCCAACGCCGGATGGCCGGAGGCGGCGGTGGCGGGCGCCTGCAATTTCGCACTGGGCGGGCCGCGTATCTATGCCTCGGGACCGGTTACACAAGCCTATATCAATGCCAGCGGCAAGCGAGATCTCGACGCCAGTGACATTCGTGCAGCTACGGGTCTCATCAAGACGGCCTGCCTTGTCTTTGCCGGACTTATCCTGCTGAGCTGGGTAATTGCCTGA
- the cobC gene encoding alpha-ribazole phosphatase family protein, whose translation MIFLRHPTPDIEPGICYGRTDLDIAEIGHTQVEQALQTTPKLSRIVASPARRCRKLALALAERDGLEPIFDERLWEMHMGEWEGIPWKEIDRALTEAWLNDPVNNPTPGGESFADLQTRVAEATAELDDHLALATAVVCHAGPIRATQMNWHGLTFHDAFSEAPPYAEPLRLLKPGWREPKA comes from the coding sequence ATGATCTTCCTGCGCCACCCCACCCCTGATATCGAACCGGGCATCTGCTATGGACGCACGGATCTGGACATTGCCGAAATCGGCCACACCCAGGTCGAGCAAGCCTTGCAGACAACGCCAAAATTGTCCCGCATTGTCGCAAGCCCGGCACGCCGGTGCCGCAAGCTTGCCCTTGCGCTCGCTGAGCGCGACGGTCTGGAACCCATCTTTGACGAGCGCCTTTGGGAAATGCACATGGGCGAATGGGAGGGCATCCCGTGGAAGGAAATCGACCGGGCCCTTACCGAGGCCTGGCTGAACGATCCGGTTAACAATCCGACGCCGGGCGGTGAGTCCTTTGCCGATTTGCAGACCCGTGTTGCCGAAGCCACCGCAGAACTCGACGACCATCTGGCGCTGGCAACAGCGGTCGTCTGCCATGCCGGCCCTATCCGCGCCACGCAGATGAACTGGCACGGACTGACCTTTCACGATGCCTTTTCCGAGGCGCCGCCCTATGCAGAACCCTTGCGGCTGCTCAAACCGGGCTGGCGCGAACCGAAAGCCTGA
- a CDS encoding cobyrinate a,c-diamide synthase, whose product MIAAPASGSGKTVLTLALLRALKDRGYDIAGAKAGPDYIDPAFHAAATGRPSVNLDPWAMEVDRLLALASAQETEYLLTEAMMGLFDGAADGSGSAADLSASLAMPVLLVVDAAKQSHSVAALVGGFVRHREDVAVAGVLLNKVGSKRHEALLRAALQPVGKPVVGVVKRDDALCLPRRHLGLVQAGEKADIDAFIAAAAQTVAQSCDMNLLASLFQSAGNAGMAANRVPPLGQKIAVAKDAAFAFCYPHMLADWRMQGAQISFFSPLEDEAPPLDADAVFLPGGYPELHAAQLAAAEQFKKGMEVVVAREALVYGECGGYMVLGEGLIDGAGKNHAMLGLLPLVTSFEQRKLHLGYRRITSHGSFPLGQKLRGHEFHYTRAVREEGEPLFSVCDALGTDLGTSGLRKGRVMGSYLHVIDAEGGAG is encoded by the coding sequence ATGATTGCCGCGCCGGCTTCCGGCAGCGGGAAGACGGTGCTGACGCTGGCATTGCTGCGGGCGTTAAAGGACAGGGGATATGATATTGCCGGAGCGAAAGCCGGGCCGGATTATATCGATCCCGCTTTTCACGCAGCAGCAACCGGCAGGCCATCGGTCAATCTCGATCCCTGGGCAATGGAAGTTGACCGCTTGCTGGCGCTGGCCTCGGCGCAGGAGACGGAGTATCTCCTCACCGAAGCGATGATGGGCCTGTTTGACGGCGCCGCCGACGGCAGCGGCTCAGCTGCCGATCTTTCCGCCAGCCTTGCCATGCCGGTCCTGCTGGTGGTGGATGCTGCAAAACAGTCTCATTCTGTTGCCGCGCTGGTCGGGGGATTTGTCCGGCACAGAGAGGACGTTGCGGTGGCGGGCGTGTTGCTCAACAAGGTGGGCAGTAAGCGCCATGAAGCCCTGTTGCGCGCTGCGCTGCAACCGGTTGGCAAACCGGTTGTCGGTGTCGTGAAACGGGACGATGCGCTCTGCCTGCCACGGCGTCATCTGGGCCTTGTCCAGGCGGGGGAAAAAGCAGATATCGATGCCTTCATTGCAGCAGCAGCGCAGACGGTAGCACAATCGTGTGACATGAATTTGCTGGCATCGTTGTTTCAGTCCGCCGGGAATGCCGGTATGGCCGCCAATCGCGTGCCGCCTCTGGGTCAGAAGATTGCCGTTGCAAAGGATGCAGCATTTGCCTTCTGCTATCCCCATATGCTGGCGGACTGGCGTATGCAGGGCGCGCAGATCAGTTTCTTTTCTCCGCTTGAAGATGAAGCGCCGCCGCTGGATGCAGATGCGGTGTTTCTGCCCGGCGGGTATCCTGAATTGCATGCTGCACAGCTTGCGGCGGCGGAGCAGTTCAAGAAAGGCATGGAAGTGGTCGTGGCACGCGAAGCACTGGTCTATGGAGAGTGCGGCGGCTACATGGTGTTGGGCGAAGGTCTGATCGACGGGGCGGGAAAAAACCATGCCATGCTCGGCCTGCTGCCGCTGGTTACCAGTTTTGAACAGCGCAAACTGCATCTGGGGTACCGGCGGATCACTTCCCACGGCAGCTTTCCCCTGGGCCAAAAGCTGCGCGGCCATGAGTTTCATTATACGCGTGCGGTTCGCGAAGAAGGAGAGCCACTGTTTTCCGTCTGTGATGCACTGGGCACCGATCTTGGAACCAGTGGTTTGCGCAAGGGCCGGGTGATGGGTTCCTATCTTCACGTCATCGATGCTGAAGGGGGAGCGGGGTGA
- a CDS encoding cobalt-precorrin-5B (C(1))-methyltransferase: MSKVERKGKPEDATPLRRGWTTGACATAATKAALSALFTGSFPDPVSITLPKGERPAFALAREELIDNAATAAIIKDAGDDPDVTHGALIISTVRMGAPGSGIAFRAGNGVGTVTKPGLPVAAGEPAINPVPRQMMQEAVQTLCAEHGKAPDIEITLSVPDGEEMARHTWNPRLGIIGGISILGTTGIVHPFSCSAWIHSIHRGIDVCRANGLTHAIAATGSTSEDAANAIYHLPLEALLDMGDFAGGLLKYLRVHPIARLTLAGGFAKFTKLAQGAMDLHSGRSQVDLDWLSGQASTLGLNGAETEAVRNANTALEALEIATGKIDLPGHIAALAQKQALAILRGAPVDVEVLIFSRDGKLLGKAGSFRG; the protein is encoded by the coding sequence ATGAGTAAAGTGGAACGCAAAGGCAAACCGGAGGATGCAACGCCGCTAAGGCGGGGCTGGACCACTGGTGCCTGCGCCACGGCCGCAACCAAGGCCGCGCTGAGCGCGCTGTTTACCGGAAGCTTCCCCGATCCCGTCTCCATCACCCTGCCAAAGGGGGAAAGACCCGCCTTTGCCCTGGCCAGAGAAGAACTAATTGATAATGCTGCCACAGCTGCCATTATCAAGGATGCGGGAGACGATCCCGACGTCACCCATGGCGCGCTGATCATCTCCACTGTTCGCATGGGGGCGCCCGGAAGCGGCATTGCCTTCAGGGCCGGAAACGGTGTTGGCACGGTGACCAAGCCGGGCCTTCCCGTTGCGGCCGGCGAGCCGGCGATCAACCCGGTGCCCCGGCAAATGATGCAGGAAGCCGTCCAAACGCTTTGTGCTGAACATGGCAAAGCACCGGACATCGAGATTACCCTTTCGGTGCCGGATGGGGAGGAAATGGCCCGACACACCTGGAACCCGAGGCTTGGCATCATCGGCGGCATTTCTATCCTCGGCACCACCGGCATCGTTCACCCGTTTTCCTGCTCGGCCTGGATTCACTCCATTCACCGCGGCATCGATGTCTGCCGGGCCAATGGATTGACCCATGCCATTGCCGCCACCGGCTCAACCTCTGAAGATGCCGCCAACGCGATCTACCACCTGCCGCTCGAAGCCCTCCTCGACATGGGCGATTTCGCCGGCGGGCTATTGAAGTATCTGCGGGTCCATCCCATCGCCCGCCTGACACTCGCCGGCGGCTTTGCCAAGTTTACCAAGCTTGCCCAGGGCGCCATGGACCTGCATTCGGGCCGCAGTCAGGTCGACTTGGATTGGCTTTCCGGCCAGGCCTCCACACTGGGGCTCAACGGCGCTGAAACAGAAGCCGTCCGCAACGCCAATACGGCACTCGAAGCACTTGAAATTGCCACCGGCAAGATCGACCTGCCGGGCCATATTGCCGCCCTTGCACAAAAGCAGGCCCTTGCCATCCTGCGCGGCGCGCCGGTGGACGTGGAAGTGCTGATCTTTTCCCGCGATGGAAAACTGCTCGGCAAGGCAGGCAGCTTCCGTGGCTAG